Proteins from a single region of Nerophis ophidion isolate RoL-2023_Sa linkage group LG08, RoL_Noph_v1.0, whole genome shotgun sequence:
- the LOC133558212 gene encoding lymphoid enhancer-binding factor 1-like isoform X2, translating into MDSDDLSDHLIILCDNEILGDTPNSSSSPNLPSPCDPESIYTELRTVEGEVDGSGVWFPLEVPTAMMASPSLEPSCCAGFMPPMPPYSHGLVSGVGPHQQQLHETMFCQAPPHCLPYGWSTGSYNPHSHMDEDAAMMMQHGGVNFGLMKRNAAQRNPTPACVPLPSPNTSTLVKKEHDSHQDEKRYIKKPLNAFMLYRQEQRPNVVAQLNIRNSAVVNKVVGQMWKSLSKRQQRKYYELAEAQRLLHAQQHPEWSCTENYGKKRKRQRSKCNTNGQVDTFQAQMPDATSVNAVDDSNQTSAKARCAQKQLRMMLELML; encoded by the exons ATGGATAGTGATGACCTGTCAGACCACCTCATCATCCTTTGCGATAATGAGATATTGGGTGATACCCccaactcctcttcctccccAAACCTCCCTTCACCTTGTGACCCCGAGAGCATCTACACTGAGCTTCGGACTGTGGAGGGTGAGGTGGATGGCTCTGGTGTCTGGTTCCCACTGGAAGTCCCGACTGCAATGATGGCTTCTCCCAGTTTGGAGCCATCATGCTGTGCTGGTTTCATGCCGCCCATGCCACCTTACAGCCATGGCTTGGTAAGTGGAGTAGGACCACATCAGCAGCAGCTTCACGAGACAATGTTTTGTCAGGCGCCTCCACATTGCCTTCCCTATGGCTGGTCTACCGGTAGCTACAATCCTCATTCCCACATG GATGAAGACGCAGcaatgatgatgcaacatggtGGTGTCAACTTTGGACTAAT GAAGCGAAATGCTGCACAAAGAAATCCAACTCCTGCTTGCGTCCCTCTGCCCTCACCTAACACATCCACATTAGT GAAAAAAGAACATGACAGCCATCAGGATGAAAAAAGGTACATCAAGAAACCGCTGAACGCCTTCATGCTATACCGCCAGGAGCAGAGGCCCAATGTTGTGGCTCAGCTCAACATTCGAAACAGCGCCGTAGTCAACAAAGTGGTCGGACAGATG TGGAAGTCACTGTCAAAAAGACAGCAGAGAAAATATTACGAGCTCGCTGAAGCTCAAAGATTGCTTCACGCCCAGCAGCACCCTGAGTGGTCCTGCACAGAAAACTAT GGTAAAAAGCGGAAGAGACAAAGGAGCAAATGTAACACCAATGGTCAAG TGGACACTTTTCAGGCTCAGATGCCAGACGCAACATCTGTCAATGCTGTGGATGACAGTAATCAGACATCGGCTAAGGCGCGCTGTGCCCAAAAGCAGCTGCGGATGATGCTGGAGTTGATGCTTTAA
- the LOC133558212 gene encoding lymphoid enhancer-binding factor 1-like isoform X3 has protein sequence MDSDDLSDHLIILCDNEILGDTPNSSSSPNLPSPCDPESIYTELRTVEGEVDGSGVWFPLEVPTAMMASPSLEPSCCAGFMPPMPPYSHGLVSGVGPHQQQLHETMFCQAPPHCLPYGWSTGSYNPHSHMDEDAAMMMQHGGVNFGLMKRNAAQRNPTPACVPLPSPNTSTLVKKEHDSHQDEKRYIKKPLNAFMLYRQEQRPNVVAQLNIRNSAVVNKVVGQMWKSLSKRQQRKYYELAEAQRLLHAQQHPEWSCTENYGKKRKRQRSKCNTNGQGGELLFSH, from the exons ATGGATAGTGATGACCTGTCAGACCACCTCATCATCCTTTGCGATAATGAGATATTGGGTGATACCCccaactcctcttcctccccAAACCTCCCTTCACCTTGTGACCCCGAGAGCATCTACACTGAGCTTCGGACTGTGGAGGGTGAGGTGGATGGCTCTGGTGTCTGGTTCCCACTGGAAGTCCCGACTGCAATGATGGCTTCTCCCAGTTTGGAGCCATCATGCTGTGCTGGTTTCATGCCGCCCATGCCACCTTACAGCCATGGCTTGGTAAGTGGAGTAGGACCACATCAGCAGCAGCTTCACGAGACAATGTTTTGTCAGGCGCCTCCACATTGCCTTCCCTATGGCTGGTCTACCGGTAGCTACAATCCTCATTCCCACATG GATGAAGACGCAGcaatgatgatgcaacatggtGGTGTCAACTTTGGACTAAT GAAGCGAAATGCTGCACAAAGAAATCCAACTCCTGCTTGCGTCCCTCTGCCCTCACCTAACACATCCACATTAGT GAAAAAAGAACATGACAGCCATCAGGATGAAAAAAGGTACATCAAGAAACCGCTGAACGCCTTCATGCTATACCGCCAGGAGCAGAGGCCCAATGTTGTGGCTCAGCTCAACATTCGAAACAGCGCCGTAGTCAACAAAGTGGTCGGACAGATG TGGAAGTCACTGTCAAAAAGACAGCAGAGAAAATATTACGAGCTCGCTGAAGCTCAAAGATTGCTTCACGCCCAGCAGCACCCTGAGTGGTCCTGCACAGAAAACTAT GGTAAAAAGCGGAAGAGACAAAGGAGCAAATGTAACACCAATGGTCAAG GGGGAGAACTACTTTTCTCACATTAA
- the LOC133558212 gene encoding lymphoid enhancer-binding factor 1-like isoform X1, whose amino-acid sequence MDSDDLSDHLIILCDNEILGDTPNSSSSPNLPSPCDPESIYTELRTVEGEVDGSGVWFPLEVPTAMMASPSLEPSCCAGFMPPMPPYSHGLVSGVGPHQQQLHETMFCQAPPHCLPYGWSTGSYNPHSHMDEDAAMMMQHGGVNFGLMKRNAAQRNPTPACVPLPSPNTSTLVKKEHDSHQDEKRYIKKPLNAFMLYRQEQRPNVVAQLNIRNSAVVNKVVGQMWKSLSKRQQRKYYELAEAQRLLHAQQHPEWSCTENYGKKRKRQRSKCNTNGQGKTHQCWNLLFLFSSAPFCISIFTNLFVDVARGRTTFLTLNSHFCCITCA is encoded by the exons ATGGATAGTGATGACCTGTCAGACCACCTCATCATCCTTTGCGATAATGAGATATTGGGTGATACCCccaactcctcttcctccccAAACCTCCCTTCACCTTGTGACCCCGAGAGCATCTACACTGAGCTTCGGACTGTGGAGGGTGAGGTGGATGGCTCTGGTGTCTGGTTCCCACTGGAAGTCCCGACTGCAATGATGGCTTCTCCCAGTTTGGAGCCATCATGCTGTGCTGGTTTCATGCCGCCCATGCCACCTTACAGCCATGGCTTGGTAAGTGGAGTAGGACCACATCAGCAGCAGCTTCACGAGACAATGTTTTGTCAGGCGCCTCCACATTGCCTTCCCTATGGCTGGTCTACCGGTAGCTACAATCCTCATTCCCACATG GATGAAGACGCAGcaatgatgatgcaacatggtGGTGTCAACTTTGGACTAAT GAAGCGAAATGCTGCACAAAGAAATCCAACTCCTGCTTGCGTCCCTCTGCCCTCACCTAACACATCCACATTAGT GAAAAAAGAACATGACAGCCATCAGGATGAAAAAAGGTACATCAAGAAACCGCTGAACGCCTTCATGCTATACCGCCAGGAGCAGAGGCCCAATGTTGTGGCTCAGCTCAACATTCGAAACAGCGCCGTAGTCAACAAAGTGGTCGGACAGATG TGGAAGTCACTGTCAAAAAGACAGCAGAGAAAATATTACGAGCTCGCTGAAGCTCAAAGATTGCTTCACGCCCAGCAGCACCCTGAGTGGTCCTGCACAGAAAACTAT GGTAAAAAGCGGAAGAGACAAAGGAGCAAATGTAACACCAATGGTCAAGGTAAGACACATCAGTGTTGGAATTTGCTGTTTTTATTCTCAAGTGCTCCATTCTGCATTTCTATTTTCACTAACCTTTTTGTTGATGTTGCCAGGGGGAGAACTACTTTTCTCACATTAAATTCTCATTTCTGTTGCATCACCTGCGCGTGA
- the LOC133558215 gene encoding probable serine/threonine-protein kinase DDB_G0282963, translating to MARNMSTGCSSSFLSNQETGMNRENITPELPPSSHMQYLDSDNFPEITLLDVTGDCETHQNINDLSTLKSMPPTPMSARGLFRKFVPHNNSMKESTSTPKMKVNKAVIRPHPHLDSNVSVFWLYDECLPDITDISIDCEKTVTSPRDQSTALLTTCDNISQNANFESNMEHVILKLGEATSKKMTSLKINKALNSPISLAAGATGESVPTDQDSLPSGKATCVTSDNNTIMTETSITGGHRNTIDGQSQSSSRTGMLESSCCDAYHNTLETNPPHFNSTLPLVEKNSSDSRNTCDANPFQSSYIITNTSRDGHQNTFDANPLHSNSTLPLVEKSSSDNHNSCDSNPLQSSCIITNTSSDGHHNTFDANPLHSYSTLPLVEKSYNGNHNTCNANPLQSSCIIPNTSRDGHHNTFDANPLHSNSTLPLVEKSFSDNHNTCDANPLQSSCIITNTSRDGHQNTFDANPLHSNSTLPLVEKSSSDNHSSCDSNPLQSSCIITNTSSDGHHNTFDANPLHSNSTLPLVEKSSNGNHNTCDANPLQSSCIITNTSRDGHQNTFDANPLHSNSTLPLVEKSSSDNHNTCDANPLQSSCIITNTSSVGHQNTYDTKPSSRNNGTITMLDSSYTDNHSNTFDANPPLSGSTMTKCVSGHHSFSDAIPPSMTNGPAMVSESSSSDRHQSTFDASLPQSGSTIINSSSDGYRNILNANPPSQSNTIVNMSKSQSSECQQNTCDANPSHSGSTTTNSSSDGHHNTFNTHPPSQTNGPRTMPESSSSDCYHSTFDADLPQSGSTIINSSSDGHHNMLDANPPSQSKSTITMSESESRECHQKANSTQSGSTITNHSSDGHHNTFDPNPPQSGSMLTNSSSGHHNMSDANTSQSGSTITNSSSGHHNIPGANPPSQTNATLKILESSSNYVHHNTLDTLPAQASDTITNSSGGGHCKILDGSPPSQSNCTKTMSESSSSDGHRSSFDANPPQVGSTISNRSSGGHQNISDACSPQLMLPVSEGGSSNNNHNTSQPNAPITRSEKNSNDHHQGTFDAKSPHLSGPMPVSESSASINHHVTFDDKPPSQPSATTSVSEKNSRDDGPNDKVSQPLQRTYEASLNKSQCATKDFSESVVEDVNIYTVFNNKVTTLNLDDTLDLRNNIQLITSTPMTSCKTFTDINRDQDKLLEAQKNLHEDASSKQAVQAPTSNMSSNITCDQEMLLPAKSMLPISKAASQLLKFKPASLLPGRGDMRGSGLPMTRQRTSAEALSARTLQKSSSVCRPYNLGATTTASEVPKFGLEKPRLTAKPSCLPKVGPLLRTRSTRSSTLTSSSVAVKIPQAKKHNLARDEPVVKKTKMDVSTSSSHVASTPSDRQSSARSLRPSANCQPALMPKCQKKDATLSTSTAETLVAGDAASKTKSLRLPVTSRRALLTKGNGCAKCIILEQQLKMRMIECQKLKEELQKYKKEDEI from the exons ATGGCAAGAAATATGTCAACAGGGTGTTCGTCATCTTTTCTGTCTAACCAGGAAACGGGCATGAATAGAGAAAACATCACCCCTGAATTACCTCCGTCATCTCACATGCAGTATTTGGATTCTGACAACTTCCCGGAGATCACTCTCCTTGACGTCACGGGAGATTGCGAAACGCACCAGAATATAAATGATTTGTCCACACTTAAAAGCATGCCTCCAACACCAATGTCTGCAAGGGGGCTGTTTAGAAAGTTTGTGCCTCACAATAATTCAATGAAAGAGTCAACTTCAACTCCAAAGATGAAGGTAAACAAAGCAGTCATCAGACCGCATCCTCACCTGGATAGCAACGTTTCTGTGTTTTGGTTGTATGATGAGTGTTTGCCAGACATTACTGATATCTCAATTGACTGTGAAAAGACTGTAACCTCACCTCGTGACCAATCTACTGCCTTACTCACTACTTGTGACAACATTTCACAGAACGCAAACTTTGAGTCTAACATGGAACACGTAATATTGAAGCTTGGTGAAGCAACCAGCAAGAAGATGACTTCCCTAAAAATTAATAAAGCACTGAATAGTCCCATATCTTTAGCTGCAGGTGCCACAGGGGAGAGTGTACCTACAGATCAAGATAGCCTGCCTTCTGGGAAAGCAACCTGTGTCACAAGTGATAACAACACAATCATGACAGAAACGAGTATAACTGGTGGTCACCGTAACACCATTGATGGCCAATCCCAATCTAGTAGCAGAACCGGCATGTTAGAGAGCAGCTGCTGTGACGCCTACCACAACACTTTAGAGACTAACCCTCCACATTTCAATAGCACATTACCTTTGGTCGAAAAGAATTCTAGTGATAGTCGCAACACATGTGATGCTAACCCTTTTCAGTCCAGTTACATCATAACCAACACTTCTCGCGATGGTCACCAGAACACATTCGATGCTAACCCTCTTCATTCCAATAGCACATTACCTTTGGTCGAAAAGAGTTCTAGTGATAATCACAACAGCTGTGATTCCAACCCTCTTCAGTCCAGTTGCATTATAACCAACACTTCTAGCGATGGTCACCATAACACTTTCGATGCTAACCCTCTTCATTCATATAGCACATTACCTTTGGTTGAAAAGAGTTATAATGGTAATCACAACACCTGTAATGCTAACCCTCTTCAGTCAAGTTGCATTATACCCAACACTTCTCGCGATGGTCACCACAACACATTCGATGCTAACCCTCTTCATTCAAATAGCACATTACCTTTGGTCGAAAAGAGTTTTAGTGATAATCACAACACCTGTGATGCTAACCCTCTTCAGTCAAGTTGCATTATAACCAACACTTCTCGCGATGGTCACCAGAACACATTCGATGCTAACCCTCTTCATTCCAATAGCACATTACCTTTGGTCGAAAAGAGTTCTAGTGATAATCACAGCAGCTGTGATTCTAACCCTCTTCAGTCCAGTTGCATTATAACCAACACTTCTAGCGATGGTCACCATAACACTTTCGATGCTAACCCTCTTCATTCAAATAGCACATTACCTTTGGTTGAAAAGAGTTCTAATGGTAATCACAACACCTGTGATGCTAACCCTCTTCAGTCAAGTTGCATTATAACCAACACTTCTCGCGATGGTCACCAGAACACATTCGATGCTAACCCTCTTCATTCCAATAGCACATTACCTTTGGTCGAAAAGAGTTCTAGTGATAATCACAACACCTGTGATGCTAACCCTCTTCAGTCCAGTTGCATTATAACCAACACTTCTAGCGTTGGTCACCAGAACACATACGATACTAAACCTTCCTCTCGGAACAATGGCACAATAACAATGTTAGACAGTAGCTATACTGATAATCATTCTAACACATTTGATGCCAACCCTCCTCTGTCTGGTAGCACAATGACCAAATGTGTGAGTGGTCACCACTCCTTTTCCGATGCTATCCCTCCCTCTATGACCAATGGCCCAGCAATGGTGTCCGAAAGCAGTTCTAGTGATCGTCACCAGAGCACCTTTGATGCAAGCCTTCCTCAGTCTGGTAGCACAATAATCAATAGTTCTAGTGACGGTTACCGCAACATCCTGAATGCTAACCCTCCATCTCAGTCCAATACCATAGTAAACATGTCAAAAAGCCAGTCGAGTGAATGTCAGCAAAACACCTGTGATGCTAACCCTTCCCATTCGGGTAGCACAACAACCAACAGTTCCAGTGATGGCCACCACAACACCTTCAATACTCACCCTCCATCTCAGACTAATGGCCCAAGAACTATGCCAGAAAGCAGTTCCAGTGATTGTTACCACAGCACCTTTGATGCCGACCTTCCTCAGTCTGGTAGCACAATAATCAATAGTTCGAGTGATGGTCACCACAACATGTTGGATGCTAACCCTCCATCTCAGTCCAAAAGCACAATAACCATGTCAGAGAGCGAGTCGAGAGAATGTCACCAAAAGGCTAATTCTACTCAGTCCGGTAGCACAATAACCAACCATTCCAGTGATGGTCACCACAACACATTTGACCCCAACCCTCCTCAGTCCGGGAGCATGTTAACCAACAGTTCTAGTGGTCACCACAACATGTCCGATGCTAACACTTCTCAGTCTGGGAGCACAATAACTAACAGTTCCAGTGGGCACCACAACATTCCCGGTGCTAACCCTCCATCCCAGACCAATGCTACCCTAAAGATATTAGAAAGTAGTTCAAATTATGTTCACCACAACACCTTGGACACTTTACCTGCTCAAGCCAGTGACACAATAACCAACAGTTCCGGTGGCGGTCACTGCAAAATCTTAGATGGTAGCCCTCCATCTCAGTCCAATTGCACTAAAACTATGTCTGAAAGCAGTTCCAGTGATGGTCACCGCAGCAGCTTCGATGCCAACCCTCCTCAGGTTGGTAGCACAATAAGCAACAGATCTAGTGGTGGACACCAGAACATCTCTGATGCTTGCTCTCCTCAGTTGATGCTCCCTGTGTCAGAAGGTGGCTCCAGTAACAATAACCACAACACTTCTCAGCCAAATGCCCCAATAACCAGGTCAGAAAAGAACTCGAATGACCATCACCAAGGCACCTTTGATGCTAAGTCTCCTCATCTCAGTGGCCCAATGCCTGTGTCAGAAAGTAGCGCCAGTATCAACCATCACGTCACGTTTGATGACAAACCACCTTCCCAACCCAGTGCAACAACATCAGTGTCAGAAAAAAATTCCCGGGATGATGGCCCAAATGACAAGGTGTCTCAACCCCTTCAGAGAACATATGAGGCCAGTTTAAATAAGAGTCAATGCGCGACCAAGGATTTTTCTGAATCTGTGGTTGAAGACGTAAACATTTATACAGTCTTCAACAACAAAGTTACAACTTTAAATCTGGATGACACCCTTGATTTGAGAAATAACATTCAGTTGATTACTTCAACACCGATGACCAGTTGTAAAACGTTTACTGACATCAATCGGGACCAGGACAAATTGCTGGAGGCACAGAAAAATCTCCACGAGGATGCTTCCAGCAAACAAGCAGTTCAGGCGCCAACGTCCAACATGTCATCCAACATCACCTGTGATCAAGAGATGCTTTTGCCTGCTAAATCCATGCTGCCGATCTCCAAAGCTGCGTCGCAGCTGCTCAAATTCAAGCCGGCATCCCTGCTTCCAGGACGAGGAGACATGAGGGGATCAGGTCTGCCTATGACAAGGCAAAGAACTTCAGCTGAAGCTTTGAGTGCACGCACACTTCAGAAG AGTTCATCTGTTTGCCGCCCATACAACTTGGGAGCAACGACGACAG CATCCGAGGTGCCAAAGTTTGGCCTGGAGAAGCCACGATTGACTGCTAAACCATCATGCCTCCCCAAAGTGGGGCCACTCCTTAGAACGCGATCCACGAGAAGCAGCACACTGACTTCCTCCAGCGTTG